A region from the Melioribacter roseus P3M-2 genome encodes:
- a CDS encoding CdaR family protein has translation MKNKLLPIISVVIISIVLWGSIALSEDYICGINAPVELSDLPQQYAPFFLSGESVYVRLKGKGWELAKICMGGEHKFYVSSPQSKGRHTMNLKNEFENNPWIGSSVSVVEIIPSEIKLRIEDRVTKKAPVEKNFKISFAQGFGLASEVEFIPDSVVVSGPESILKNVESVKTDTIKFENVNESQEGEVDLLLVNGIEYSTDRCKFKFDVEKIIVLEFKDIPVKILNTPPDKELLIFPVKINVILRGGLNKLGRLSKEDIKVFADYRDALGDDEEMLVPRIIIPKYTELVGAVPSKLKYIIRER, from the coding sequence ATGAAGAACAAACTTTTACCGATTATCTCCGTAGTTATAATTTCAATTGTGCTATGGGGTTCAATCGCCCTTTCGGAAGATTATATCTGCGGCATCAACGCTCCCGTTGAACTTTCGGACCTTCCGCAACAATATGCCCCGTTTTTTTTGTCGGGCGAGTCCGTTTATGTTCGCTTAAAAGGCAAAGGGTGGGAATTGGCAAAAATTTGTATGGGCGGAGAACATAAATTTTATGTTTCGTCTCCGCAAAGCAAAGGCAGACATACGATGAATTTGAAAAACGAATTTGAAAACAATCCCTGGATCGGTTCGTCGGTATCTGTCGTTGAAATAATCCCTTCGGAAATAAAATTGAGGATTGAAGACAGGGTAACTAAAAAAGCGCCCGTAGAGAAAAATTTCAAAATAAGCTTCGCGCAAGGATTCGGGCTGGCGTCGGAAGTGGAATTTATTCCTGATTCTGTAGTAGTTTCCGGTCCCGAATCGATTTTGAAGAATGTCGAATCCGTAAAAACCGATACGATAAAATTCGAAAATGTCAACGAATCCCAGGAAGGGGAAGTAGACCTGCTTTTAGTAAACGGCATCGAATACTCGACGGACAGATGCAAATTCAAATTCGACGTTGAAAAAATTATCGTACTCGAATTCAAGGATATTCCGGTAAAGATTTTGAACACGCCGCCGGACAAAGAATTGCTGATATTTCCCGTTAAAATTAATGTTATACTGAGAGGCGGCTTGAATAAACTCGGAAGACTTTCCAAAGAAGATATAAAAGTGTTCGCCGATTACAGAGACGCGCTTGGGGATGATGAAGAAATGCTCGTTCCGCGTATTATCATTCCTAAATATACCGAATTGGTCGGCGCTGTTCCTTCTAAATTAAAATATATCATCAGAGAGAGATAG
- the tmk gene encoding dTMP kinase has product MFITFEGLDFCGKSTQVKLLKEYLENKNEKVLVIREPGGTDISESIRSILLDKKNIGMCDETELLLFSASRAQLVKEKILPALEKNIWVISDRFHDSTIAYQSYGRGLPGDFVEKLQSFVIGQAVPALTFFIDLPVEEVFRRMSIVKKHELDRIETSQREFYENVRKGYLQLSQKEKRFRKIDGMLTIEEIHKVIIEEIEKKIRVEA; this is encoded by the coding sequence ATGTTCATTACCTTCGAAGGACTTGACTTTTGCGGCAAGTCGACTCAAGTTAAGCTGCTCAAAGAATACCTGGAAAATAAAAACGAAAAAGTCCTGGTTATAAGAGAACCCGGCGGCACCGACATTTCCGAAAGTATCCGTTCTATTCTCCTGGACAAAAAAAACATCGGGATGTGCGACGAAACGGAGTTGTTGCTTTTCTCGGCAAGTCGGGCTCAACTGGTAAAAGAAAAAATTCTTCCCGCTCTCGAAAAAAATATTTGGGTGATTTCGGACAGATTTCACGATTCAACAATTGCCTACCAATCGTACGGCAGAGGCTTGCCCGGAGATTTTGTAGAAAAACTACAAAGTTTTGTAATAGGGCAAGCTGTTCCGGCGCTAACTTTTTTTATCGATTTACCGGTCGAAGAGGTTTTCAGAAGAATGTCGATTGTAAAAAAACACGAGCTCGACAGAATCGAAACCTCGCAAAGAGAATTCTATGAAAACGTAAGAAAAGGTTATCTCCAACTTTCCCAAAAAGAGAAACGATTCAGAAAAATCGACGGCATGTTGACAATCGAAGAAATACACAAAGTAATCATTGAAGAAATCGAAAAGAAGATTCGGGTAGAAGCATGA
- a CDS encoding S41 family peptidase yields the protein MKTKRQLIIVLLIAFLFSGFFRSDSDIYFKINKSIDIFGRVYKELSLNYVDPIDPEKLMQSGIEGMLESLDPYTNFIDDVHQKDIDIITKGTYGGIGATVGLRNDNITIVDLIEGYSAQRQGMRIGDVIIRVDSVDVSKDNYETLSELLKGEPGTLVTVTVKREGSSEPIVFNLVREDIEIKNLSYYGFYPENSNNAYLKLSGFSRSAGEEVKKALIELGGKKEIKSIVLDLRGNPGGLLNAAIEVAEKFLKKGDLIVSVEGRDTTQIKKYYSEEEPIAGDIKMAALIDQGSASASEIVAGALQDHDRAVLIGENSFGKGLVQTVVPLSYNTSLKITTARYYTPSGRSIQRINYTDEKILLENRKEKNGEIFKTDNNRKVYSGGGITPDSTVDNTTKSDLIQNLLAEGMFFRFATNLFNNNINTDFESLPDKFLIDKFKEYLLNSDFKYESPSLRLIRELLKKAKSEGLSENLIALLKNEEKNQVSALDEQIEKYGSEIAGLIREELQARSNGRVARIIESLKHDAQFNTALSVLNNEKLYKKLLNPDVN from the coding sequence ATGAAAACGAAACGACAATTAATAATTGTTTTGTTAATTGCATTTTTGTTCAGCGGATTTTTCCGCAGCGACAGCGACATCTATTTTAAAATAAACAAAAGCATCGATATATTCGGACGGGTTTATAAAGAGCTATCGTTAAATTACGTAGACCCGATCGATCCCGAAAAGTTAATGCAGTCCGGCATAGAAGGCATGCTCGAATCGCTCGATCCCTACACAAACTTTATAGACGATGTTCATCAGAAGGATATCGATATAATTACAAAAGGCACATACGGCGGCATCGGAGCGACGGTCGGATTGCGTAACGACAACATAACAATTGTCGATTTGATCGAAGGATATTCGGCGCAGCGGCAGGGGATGAGAATCGGAGACGTAATTATCAGGGTCGATTCCGTGGATGTATCGAAAGATAATTATGAAACTCTGAGCGAACTGCTCAAAGGCGAACCCGGGACTTTGGTTACGGTTACTGTAAAACGGGAAGGTTCGAGCGAACCGATAGTGTTCAATCTGGTTAGAGAAGATATCGAAATAAAAAATTTATCGTACTACGGATTTTATCCGGAAAATTCAAATAACGCTTATCTGAAATTGAGCGGTTTTTCCCGCTCAGCCGGGGAAGAGGTTAAAAAAGCCTTGATTGAACTCGGCGGGAAAAAGGAGATCAAAAGTATCGTACTCGATTTAAGAGGCAATCCGGGCGGATTGTTGAACGCCGCTATAGAAGTGGCGGAAAAGTTTTTGAAAAAAGGAGACTTGATCGTTTCGGTAGAAGGCAGAGACACGACCCAAATCAAAAAGTATTATTCGGAGGAAGAGCCGATAGCCGGGGACATTAAAATGGCTGCGCTAATCGATCAGGGGTCCGCATCGGCTTCCGAAATAGTCGCGGGCGCATTGCAGGATCACGACCGCGCCGTTTTAATCGGAGAGAATTCATTCGGTAAAGGGTTGGTTCAAACCGTCGTTCCTCTTTCATATAACACTTCTCTTAAAATTACTACGGCTCGATATTATACTCCGAGCGGACGTTCGATACAAAGAATTAATTACACCGACGAAAAAATTCTACTTGAAAACAGAAAAGAGAAAAACGGGGAAATATTTAAGACCGACAATAACAGAAAGGTTTATTCGGGCGGAGGAATAACGCCAGATTCGACAGTGGATAATACCACTAAATCCGACCTAATTCAAAATTTGTTGGCTGAAGGAATGTTCTTCCGTTTCGCGACTAATTTATTCAACAACAATATTAATACCGATTTCGAATCTTTGCCTGATAAATTCCTTATCGATAAATTCAAGGAATATTTGTTAAACAGTGATTTTAAATACGAATCGCCTTCCCTCCGTTTAATTAGAGAACTGTTGAAAAAGGCAAAGAGCGAAGGGCTTTCAGAGAATCTTATAGCGCTCTTGAAAAATGAAGAGAAGAATCAGGTTTCGGCGTTAGACGAGCAGATTGAAAAATACGGGAGCGAAATAGCCGGATTGATCAGGGAAGAGCTGCAAGCAAGAAGCAACGGAAGAGTCGCGCGTATAATCGAGTCTTTGAAGCACGATGCGCAATTCAATACGGCGCTATCCGTTCTGAATAACGAAAAATTGTATAAAAAATTGTTGAACCCTGATGTTAACTGA
- a CDS encoding sulfite exporter TauE/SafE family protein yields MLTELLLIYLIAIGAGLLGALVGIGGGIIVVPALTLIFNIPVHYAIAASLISVIATSVAGANRYVEQEITNLKLGMFLEIFTTTGALIGAFLALILHGWILSVIFGALVFVMAFYSFKNREEKTNNSGIDYEPAENALLNFEDTFYDKAEKKAVEYRVLHPVKGGFISMLAGIGSGLLGIGGGIIKVSVMNGYMKVPMKVAVATSKFMIGVTAAASAVLYFLNGAVNSFIVAPVALGTITGATLGSIFMNRIPTKYIKIIFIVVAGYLSVRMIIRGLSIGLNLM; encoded by the coding sequence ATGTTAACTGAACTGCTTCTTATCTACTTGATTGCAATAGGCGCCGGCTTGCTGGGAGCGCTGGTGGGAATCGGGGGTGGAATAATTGTGGTCCCGGCGCTGACTTTGATTTTTAACATCCCCGTTCATTATGCGATAGCGGCAAGCCTTATATCTGTTATTGCCACCTCCGTCGCCGGGGCGAACAGATACGTCGAACAGGAAATTACTAATTTGAAACTCGGTATGTTTCTCGAAATCTTTACAACTACCGGAGCTCTTATCGGAGCATTCCTGGCGCTTATTCTACACGGATGGATATTGAGCGTAATCTTCGGCGCGCTCGTATTCGTAATGGCATTTTATTCTTTCAAAAACAGGGAAGAAAAAACAAATAATTCCGGTATTGATTACGAACCTGCTGAAAATGCTTTGTTGAATTTCGAAGATACGTTTTACGACAAAGCGGAAAAAAAGGCGGTCGAATATCGTGTGTTGCATCCGGTCAAAGGCGGATTTATTTCCATGCTTGCGGGAATCGGCTCCGGCTTGTTGGGTATTGGAGGAGGTATAATAAAAGTCTCGGTGATGAACGGATATATGAAAGTGCCGATGAAAGTTGCTGTTGCCACGAGTAAATTTATGATAGGAGTAACCGCCGCGGCTAGCGCCGTTTTGTATTTTCTAAACGGAGCGGTTAACTCGTTTATAGTGGCTCCGGTAGCTCTTGGCACAATTACCGGCGCCACTCTTGGAAGCATATTTATGAATCGAATCCCGACAAAATATATCAAAATAATCTTTATTGTCGTTGCCGGTTATCTGTCCGTTAGAATGATAATACGCGGCTTGTCAATCGGATTAAATTTAATGTGA
- a CDS encoding DUF1634 domain-containing protein, whose product MNLNRYISKVLSAGIYMTVFFYLCGIILVVVNGNTKDFFSVAGIVSLKDFISRLISFDPAPFFYLGTLVLITTPILRVFFRVTTFTK is encoded by the coding sequence ATGAATTTGAACAGGTATATATCGAAAGTATTATCGGCCGGGATATACATGACCGTATTTTTCTACCTTTGCGGAATTATTCTTGTGGTTGTTAACGGCAACACAAAAGACTTTTTCTCTGTCGCAGGGATTGTTTCCTTAAAGGATTTCATCTCGAGATTAATTTCTTTCGACCCGGCGCCGTTTTTCTATCTCGGCACGCTTGTACTGATAACGACTCCGATATTAAGAGTTTTTTTTCGTGTTACTACTTTTACAAAATAG
- a CDS encoding exonuclease domain-containing protein — MELTEIKLDKAEYCVFDFETTGVSARNERVIEIGIVKIRNKKIIDTYSSYINPGRQVPPFITRLTGITDDDVAQAPYFEDVYNDILDFFGDSVLVAHNLKFDYSFLKYECLKTGLEMPENPAVCTLQLAKRIYPELPSKALGSLTRHLKIRHRKVHTGLGDAMATAKILIKMFDLLIDEHHVETVSDLIRFQTLTNSKSYRIIKKSLADDYVKIPDTPGVYFFKNKKEDVVYIGKAKSLKKRLSNYFVNNAPRKTKKIVTKADKIEFLGTNSELTALLAEAELIKKHKPAYNKLLKKYTRNYFIRVTSRENYPVVEVTTKFDFDGNDYYGPYPNRDIARLIKEIIDKTYKLRECEEKEFSKKKKCYLFDIKRCTAPCVNEDRKEYDKELEMAREFLSGKNQSALDRLLQKMKALSEEKKFEEAAEIRDVINLIFKQLHKASILSEPVNKAKTLIEIAGENKNDYLLLLEGKLFIRNFISESDKYFDEILKDYFDGAVELFKEITEQDLERLKITLNWLIKNRSKIKIHDLSRINSYNELASNLIFPSKA; from the coding sequence ATGGAACTAACGGAAATAAAACTGGATAAAGCCGAATATTGCGTATTCGATTTCGAAACCACAGGAGTATCCGCGCGAAACGAAAGAGTTATCGAAATCGGAATTGTAAAGATAAGGAATAAAAAAATTATCGATACGTATTCTTCGTATATAAATCCGGGCAGACAAGTACCTCCTTTTATAACCCGATTAACCGGCATAACCGACGACGACGTGGCGCAGGCTCCCTATTTTGAAGACGTATATAATGATATATTGGATTTCTTCGGCGATTCGGTTCTTGTAGCGCATAATCTCAAATTCGACTATTCCTTCTTGAAATACGAATGCTTAAAAACAGGACTTGAGATGCCGGAGAATCCCGCCGTTTGTACATTACAGCTGGCAAAACGTATTTATCCCGAACTTCCCAGCAAAGCGCTCGGAAGTCTCACCAGGCATTTGAAAATTCGCCACAGAAAAGTACATACCGGACTCGGCGACGCGATGGCCACGGCAAAAATATTAATAAAAATGTTCGACCTTCTAATTGACGAACATCATGTCGAAACGGTATCGGATCTTATTCGCTTTCAAACTCTGACAAACTCTAAATCCTATAGAATCATAAAAAAAAGTCTGGCTGACGACTACGTTAAAATTCCCGATACGCCCGGCGTGTATTTCTTCAAAAATAAAAAAGAAGATGTGGTTTATATCGGGAAAGCCAAATCTCTTAAAAAAAGATTATCCAATTATTTCGTAAACAATGCTCCCCGCAAAACAAAAAAGATTGTTACGAAAGCCGACAAGATTGAGTTTCTGGGCACAAATTCCGAGCTTACTGCATTATTGGCCGAAGCCGAACTGATTAAAAAACATAAACCCGCTTATAATAAATTATTGAAAAAATATACCCGCAATTATTTTATAAGAGTAACCTCGCGGGAGAATTACCCCGTCGTCGAAGTAACAACCAAATTCGACTTCGACGGGAATGATTATTACGGACCTTATCCCAACCGCGATATCGCTCGACTGATTAAAGAAATCATCGACAAAACTTACAAACTTCGAGAATGCGAGGAGAAAGAATTCTCGAAGAAAAAAAAATGTTATTTGTTCGACATAAAACGCTGCACAGCTCCCTGCGTCAATGAGGATCGGAAGGAATACGATAAGGAACTGGAAATGGCGCGCGAATTTTTGAGCGGGAAAAATCAGTCTGCGCTTGACAGGTTATTGCAAAAGATGAAAGCGCTAAGCGAAGAAAAAAAATTCGAAGAAGCGGCGGAAATAAGAGACGTAATAAATTTGATTTTCAAGCAATTGCATAAAGCCTCGATATTGAGCGAACCGGTTAATAAAGCGAAGACTTTGATTGAGATTGCCGGAGAGAACAAAAACGACTATTTACTTTTACTCGAAGGAAAACTTTTTATACGGAATTTTATATCCGAATCCGATAAATATTTTGACGAAATCTTAAAAGATTATTTCGACGGCGCCGTAGAACTATTTAAAGAAATAACCGAGCAAGACTTGGAAAGACTAAAGATTACCCTTAATTGGCTTATTAAAAACAGAAGTAAAATTAAGATTCATGATTTAAGCCGTATAAATTCTTATAATGAACTGGCTTCGAATTTAATCTTTCCCTCAAAAGCTTGA
- the corA gene encoding magnesium/cobalt transporter CorA, which yields MKRLFRRQTEKAGLPPGSLVYTGYKSAEKVKIKLIRYNESDYSEYDIENVGELESFKNTEGIKWVNITGLHQVDIFESFEKMFGIHLLTLEDVLNVNQRPKFDDYDNYLFVVLRMLSFNKGTNEIDNEQLSLIVTKEFVFTFQEKEGDVLDNLRNRIKNNKNRIRRLGTDYLAYSIIDTVIDHYFYLLEQIGEKIEALEEKMVKEPEDGNVEEIHKLKTNLILVRKSSWPVREMVDNILQSESELLSDATYNYYRDVYDHVIQIIDIIETYREMVAAVMDIYLSSLSNRMNQVMKVLTIIATIFIPLTFIAGIYGMNFRYMPELEHPYGYPIVLFVMLVIGLFMLYYFRKKRWL from the coding sequence TTGAAAAGACTATTCAGAAGACAAACCGAAAAGGCGGGGTTGCCGCCGGGCAGTCTTGTCTATACAGGTTACAAATCCGCAGAAAAAGTAAAAATAAAACTTATTCGATACAACGAATCCGATTACAGTGAATATGATATCGAAAACGTCGGCGAGCTCGAAAGCTTTAAAAATACAGAAGGTATTAAATGGGTAAATATTACCGGATTGCATCAGGTGGATATATTCGAAAGTTTCGAAAAAATGTTCGGCATTCATCTGCTTACCCTTGAAGACGTACTTAACGTCAACCAGCGTCCGAAATTCGACGACTATGACAATTATTTATTTGTTGTATTGAGAATGCTGAGTTTTAACAAGGGAACAAATGAAATTGACAACGAGCAATTAAGTCTTATAGTTACAAAAGAATTCGTATTTACGTTTCAGGAAAAAGAAGGCGATGTGCTCGATAATCTCAGAAACAGGATTAAAAACAACAAAAACAGAATTAGGCGTCTAGGAACCGACTATCTTGCATATTCGATTATCGATACGGTTATAGACCACTATTTTTATCTGCTCGAACAGATAGGCGAAAAAATCGAGGCGCTTGAAGAAAAAATGGTCAAAGAACCCGAAGACGGCAACGTCGAAGAAATTCATAAACTTAAAACCAATTTGATACTTGTAAGAAAATCGTCGTGGCCGGTAAGAGAAATGGTCGACAATATTTTGCAGAGCGAATCAGAATTGCTGAGCGACGCCACATATAATTATTATCGGGATGTGTACGACCACGTAATCCAGATTATCGATATAATCGAAACATACAGGGAAATGGTTGCGGCGGTCATGGATATCTATTTATCGAGCTTGAGCAATCGGATGAACCAGGTAATGAAAGTTCTTACAATTATTGCAACTATTTTTATACCCCTTACTTTTATAGCAGGCATCTACGGAATGAATTTCCGTTATATGCCCGAACTTGAACACCCGTACGGTTACCCGATTGTTTTGTTTGTAATGCTTGTTATCGGATTGTTTATGCTCTATTATTTCAGAAAAAAGCGTTGGTTATGA
- a CDS encoding TIGR00282 family metallophosphoesterase: protein MNINILFIGDIVGQPGLDIVQMWLPGLQKKYRADLTIVNGENASDGKGCTEKEAKALFDLGVDVITGGNHTWDKHQSQEYLRKDNRVIRPLNYPKGTYGNGYYIADTNKGKVAVINLQGRAFMAPIDCPFRTSEWALSKLEGTTKVIIVDFHAEATAEKLAMANFLDGKISALIGTHTHIQTADERIFPNGTGYITDCGMTGPYDSVIGMKTDAAINRFLYQTPQKYQVAKDNVHLCGLFLKVDADTGKTIEIERILIPEFNKTVPAN, encoded by the coding sequence ATGAATATTAATATATTGTTTATAGGCGACATAGTAGGACAACCCGGGCTCGATATTGTTCAGATGTGGCTGCCCGGCTTACAAAAAAAATACAGAGCCGACCTTACGATCGTAAACGGCGAAAATGCCTCCGACGGGAAAGGGTGTACCGAAAAGGAAGCAAAGGCGCTCTTTGATCTCGGCGTCGATGTAATAACCGGCGGAAATCATACGTGGGATAAACATCAATCTCAGGAATATTTGCGTAAAGATAACCGCGTCATTAGACCTCTTAACTACCCCAAAGGCACTTACGGCAACGGTTACTACATTGCCGACACCAACAAGGGAAAAGTAGCGGTAATTAATTTGCAAGGCAGAGCCTTTATGGCTCCAATCGACTGCCCTTTCAGAACGAGTGAATGGGCGCTGTCAAAACTCGAGGGGACAACAAAGGTTATAATTGTCGATTTTCATGCGGAAGCTACCGCTGAAAAACTTGCAATGGCGAATTTCCTCGACGGAAAAATCTCCGCTTTAATCGGTACTCATACTCATATTCAAACTGCAGACGAAAGAATTTTTCCTAACGGCACGGGTTATATTACGGATTGCGGAATGACGGGTCCGTACGATTCGGTAATCGGCATGAAAACCGACGCGGCGATTAACCGCTTCCTTTATCAAACTCCTCAAAAATATCAGGTGGCGAAAGATAATGTGCATTTGTGCGGATTGTTTTTGAAGGTAGACGCTGATACGGGCAAGACAATTGAAATCGAGAGAATCCTTATTCCGGAATTTAATAAAACGGTTCCTGCAAATTAA